Part of the Methylomonas rapida genome is shown below.
TTTCAAAACATCCTGTCGAGAGCCGATAGTCCCGATTGCGGCCGGTTTCCGGGCGGGGGTTGACAGGGGGGCCTCGCTATCCGCTTGCTCATCACTGGATATTGCGTCCGATTCGCCTGAATCCAGTTCGGCAAATTGATCGAATACATAATGCATTTCTTTCAGCAATGCGGCCAACCCGGATAAGTCTGGGCCATTTTCAATACCCACCTTGCTTCCGACCAGCGCATCCAATCGTTGAATCATGCTAGCACTATCAACGATGGCTTGATAGGTTGCCAAGACATCTTCTTTTGGCGCCCCCAGAAAAGCCGCTTTGATCATGCTCGTTTCGGCTTTCGCCACGCCTGGCGGTGGCTCTACCTTGTCAGTGGCAATATGAATGTCGCGCAGGCTAAAACGGCCAATCGATTTGGAGTCTACCAATGCCGCCTGAGTCAAAGGCCACAATACCGATTCAAAATTATTCAGCTCCTCAAGGATGTTGATGCGCGCGGTCGGATCGAAACCATCATCCGGATCCAACACGGGATGGATATGATCCCAATATTTTTCCAGCCATTCATATAGCAGCGTCAATCCGCCGTGAAACCCCGTTATGCCTTCCAAGTTAATCAGCGCACGAATTAAATAAATGGCAACCTGCAAATCCTTGCTCTGCTGCAAAATGACCAATGCTTGTTTTTGTATGTCGCGCCAATTAGGCGGCTGGGCTTTTTCGCCACTGATCGGATCTTCCGGTTTTCCCTGTATGTCTTTGCCGAGCTCGAGGTAAGCGGGATCGTATTCCAGATAATCCCCGCAGGGCTTATCGGATGAAATTTCGTTCAGTAACGCGGTCAAGTCAGCCATGAATTGCCTTTGTAGTTCTTCGAAATCATAAAGAGTCCAAGACTAGACCAGATTGGGCAAAATTTAAAGCATGTTTCTGCTATCGCCTTCAAAAATCACAAACGCAAAGCATGTAACAAGGACTTGACTGAGCATGACTTGCCAAGGTCGGCTTACGGGAGTATCTCTCCTTTCGGCCAGAAAGGCTGCCCACCAGGCGTGTGAATGGATTCCCTGGGTCTGAATCAGCCGTCCATGCCGCGAGATGCCACCCTTTGACTATTGCGAGGTTATTTTTGGCGGAACCCCAAATCTGTAGCTCGCTCCATTTCTGTATTCAGACGCTGCAGCAAGCTCGTTTGCATGTTTTGTAGATCGGAAAACTTCGCCGCCAGCTTTTTAAACTGCCGCATCGCGCTCGCCAAATCTGCCTCCCACAATAATTGCTCCAGCCGCTTGGCTAAGGTACGAAAATCCGCAAAACCATAAAAACAAAACGTACCATGCAACTTATGAGCAATCTCCCACGCCGGCCGAATTTGTTGATTTTGCAAGGCCCGTTCAAGGCTTGCAAGTTGATCGGGAGTTTCGGCAAAAAGTTTTTGCAGAAATATCCTGCCTAGCTCCCGATTATGCTCCACTTTTTCCAACAACTTATCCGCATAGTAATCGCTATTATCCACGACAAAAGGCATACACCAC
Proteins encoded:
- the tssA gene encoding type VI secretion system protein TssA; this encodes MADLTALLNEISSDKPCGDYLEYDPAYLELGKDIQGKPEDPISGEKAQPPNWRDIQKQALVILQQSKDLQVAIYLIRALINLEGITGFHGGLTLLYEWLEKYWDHIHPVLDPDDGFDPTARINILEELNNFESVLWPLTQAALVDSKSIGRFSLRDIHIATDKVEPPPGVAKAETSMIKAAFLGAPKEDVLATYQAIVDSASMIQRLDALVGSKVGIENGPDLSGLAALLKEMHYVFDQFAELDSGESDAISSDEQADSEAPLSTPARKPAAIGTIGSRQDVLKTLDLICKYYAENEPSSPVPILLQRAKYLVTADFMQIVQNLVPDGLSQLNMLKGPEPDVD
- a CDS encoding Hpt domain-containing response regulator; its protein translation is MNLTALSILIADDNEMNRWLLAEQMHYWSEDISLARDGQEAWELLQKKRYSLVFIDVNMPVMNGYELIRKIKSELTEPVVPMIAVTAHVQSQDRHLLIAEGFNDCLIKPIVLADLQRVVAKWCMPFVVDNSDYYADKLLEKVEHNRELGRIFLQKLFAETPDQLASLERALQNQQIRPAWEIAHKLHGTFCFYGFADFRTLAKRLEQLLWEADLASAMRQFKKLAAKFSDLQNMQTSLLQRLNTEMERATDLGFRQK